Proteins from a genomic interval of Terriglobia bacterium:
- a CDS encoding S46 family peptidase: protein MKKSYFFYFCAALLLTSLSFAEEGMWLYTAIPKDKLKAKYGFEPTQEWLDQMRLSSVRFTGGSGSFVSPNGLVMTNHHIGAGCINAVSSTTKDYMKTGFYAPTQAEEVQCPKMSVRVLEGIENITEKVNAALKDVPPAEAPANQRNTLNRLQTECGTATKLSCEAVSMFSGAMYFMYKYKPYNDVRLVFAPEYPMAFFGGDDDNFEYPRYDLDVTFLRVYENNQPVRPEHYFSWSKNGAKNNELVFVSGHPGTTARLNTVAQLEFLRDVQYPIQLAGYARTIESLIKQSAVSEEERRRLERQLFSQQNSAKATHGYYSGLLDKELMAAKAADEKQLRSAFMKNPKLTAEYGDPWKDVAEYYGLLREGNLYAERQYFPYSTGQGGPGGRGGQGAPGGRGGGASPAAGSGPAGAFRGTLPDMALMLIRAVAEKEKPEADRMATFRDPAAVEQRLFATDEKISRDDDIAALGATLAEINKFLPGNPVVAKALGGRTPQQAAREIITNTRVGDLDFRKQLYAGGSAALESSTDPLVALVRAANAEGRRVSDEYAKKITPLEAARTAAETKIAKIRFAVQGLTSPPDANSTLRLSYGTVKGYVEDGLGTVPKGTKLAPFTTIKQAYDYADKHGNNEPYKLPDSWMNAKGKVNGKTPLNLVSTNDIIGGNSGSPVLNKKAEIVGLVFDGNIQMLPGRFQFAEKMNRAVSVDSRGIMEAVRNIYNATALADELSGSTTKTAKGAGK, encoded by the coding sequence ATGAAGAAATCCTATTTCTTTTATTTCTGTGCTGCCCTCCTGCTGACGAGCCTGAGTTTCGCCGAGGAGGGCATGTGGCTCTACACCGCGATTCCCAAGGACAAACTCAAAGCGAAGTACGGCTTTGAACCCACCCAGGAGTGGCTGGATCAGATGCGGCTGTCTTCAGTGAGATTTACGGGAGGCTCCGGCTCGTTTGTGTCGCCCAACGGTCTGGTGATGACCAACCACCACATCGGCGCTGGTTGCATCAATGCGGTGTCATCCACGACCAAAGACTACATGAAGACAGGCTTCTACGCTCCCACGCAGGCGGAAGAAGTCCAGTGCCCGAAAATGTCTGTCCGGGTTCTTGAGGGCATCGAGAACATCACCGAAAAGGTGAATGCCGCCCTCAAGGATGTGCCTCCGGCCGAGGCGCCCGCAAACCAGAGAAACACGCTCAACCGTCTTCAGACCGAGTGCGGGACCGCCACGAAGTTGAGCTGCGAGGCCGTGTCCATGTTCTCGGGCGCCATGTACTTCATGTATAAATACAAACCCTACAACGATGTGCGCCTGGTGTTTGCCCCAGAGTACCCCATGGCATTCTTCGGCGGAGATGACGACAATTTCGAGTATCCGCGCTACGACCTCGATGTGACTTTCCTCCGCGTTTATGAGAACAATCAGCCCGTGCGTCCCGAGCACTATTTCTCCTGGTCCAAGAACGGCGCCAAGAATAACGAGCTCGTATTTGTCTCCGGCCATCCGGGAACTACGGCGCGGCTCAATACCGTCGCCCAGCTCGAGTTCCTTCGTGACGTCCAATACCCGATCCAGCTTGCAGGCTATGCCCGGACCATCGAAAGCCTCATCAAGCAGAGCGCTGTTTCCGAGGAGGAGCGCCGCCGCCTGGAGCGCCAGCTTTTCAGCCAGCAGAACTCGGCAAAGGCAACCCACGGCTATTACTCGGGCCTGCTCGACAAGGAATTGATGGCCGCAAAGGCCGCCGATGAGAAACAGCTGCGGAGCGCTTTTATGAAAAATCCCAAGCTGACGGCGGAGTACGGCGATCCATGGAAGGACGTCGCTGAGTACTACGGGCTGCTGAGGGAAGGAAACCTGTATGCAGAGCGGCAGTATTTTCCGTACTCGACTGGTCAGGGCGGGCCGGGAGGCCGCGGAGGTCAGGGAGCTCCCGGAGGCCGTGGAGGCGGAGCAAGCCCGGCAGCCGGGTCAGGTCCGGCCGGGGCTTTCCGTGGAACTTTGCCCGACATGGCACTGATGCTGATCCGCGCCGTCGCTGAGAAAGAGAAACCCGAGGCCGACCGGATGGCGACTTTCCGCGACCCGGCCGCCGTGGAACAGCGCCTCTTCGCCACCGATGAGAAAATCAGCAGGGACGACGATATCGCGGCTTTGGGCGCCACGCTCGCCGAGATCAACAAGTTCCTGCCGGGAAATCCGGTGGTGGCAAAGGCTCTCGGCGGCAGGACCCCGCAGCAGGCTGCCCGGGAAATCATCACCAATACCAGGGTCGGCGACCTCGACTTCCGGAAGCAACTCTACGCCGGCGGCTCAGCAGCACTCGAGAGCAGCACGGATCCGCTCGTGGCCCTCGTGCGCGCCGCGAACGCGGAAGGCAGGCGGGTCAGCGATGAATACGCGAAGAAGATCACTCCTCTCGAAGCGGCACGCACCGCGGCCGAAACCAAAATCGCCAAGATCCGCTTCGCGGTGCAGGGATTGACTTCGCCTCCCGATGCCAACTCCACGCTCCGCCTCAGCTATGGCACGGTGAAGGGCTATGTCGAGGACGGATTGGGCACGGTGCCGAAGGGAACGAAGCTGGCGCCCTTTACGACCATCAAACAGGCTTACGACTATGCAGACAAGCACGGAAACAATGAGCCATACAAGCTGCCCGACAGCTGGATGAATGCGAAGGGTAAAGTCAACGGGAAGACCCCGCTCAACCTCGTCTCTACGAACGACATCATCGGCGGCAACTCCGGCAGCCCGGTGCTGAACAAAAAAGCCGAAATCGTAGGACTGGTCTTCGACGGCAACATCCAGATGTTGCCCGGCCGTTTCCAGTTTGCGGAGAAGATGAACCGCGCGGTCAGTGTCGATTCCCGCGGGATCATGGAAGCGGTGCGCAATATTTACAACGCCACAGCTCTTGCCGATGAACTGAGCGGCAGCACAACCAAAACCGCCAAGGGCGCGGGCAAGTAG